Proteins encoded in a region of the Brevundimonas vesicularis genome:
- a CDS encoding STAS-like domain-containing protein, producing the protein MNNSTVRRISFPPELDLKSYKFCLAGMHKLEKAGNEPIILDFSKTIKAAPSAMIGIISQLSPEIDYGFSSPEDKKLASIFKKNCWEFHILRQPFDAIPKSISGSTSLIHVTSSSQVHLAVDQVLGTILAAVPGIERPQLQALEWSLNEVVDNVFNHGDSRNGAYVEATIFKKKRVVDFVVSDSGKGIPESMKRIDIHNAPQALSQAIKEGVTSNKGYNKGNGLFGTSQIAMKSKGHFLIDSGYARLFYNRKSDAVSSSAEKIPFSGSLVHWSVGLDDPNILRNALVFEGKAHKIYFDYLDKTFDHDDDHYTVYVRDHVGDTSTRLGGERFRTLIENLAAADDGGGVIVSFADVSVISSSFADEVFAKLAERRGSEWLRRRVLVQRANEVIQGIISREIASRLNQVQ; encoded by the coding sequence ATGAATAATTCGACCGTTCGACGAATTTCATTTCCGCCGGAGCTTGATCTGAAGTCTTACAAGTTCTGTCTGGCTGGGATGCATAAGCTTGAGAAAGCCGGTAACGAACCCATTATCCTAGATTTCTCGAAAACTATAAAAGCTGCCCCCAGCGCAATGATTGGAATCATATCGCAGCTTTCACCGGAAATAGATTACGGTTTCTCTTCCCCGGAAGATAAAAAGCTCGCATCCATTTTTAAAAAGAATTGCTGGGAGTTTCACATCCTTCGGCAGCCATTTGATGCTATACCGAAGTCGATATCTGGGAGCACGTCTCTCATACATGTGACGTCTTCGTCCCAAGTCCACTTGGCTGTGGATCAAGTTCTTGGAACAATCCTAGCAGCAGTTCCGGGAATTGAACGGCCCCAACTTCAAGCTCTGGAGTGGTCATTAAACGAAGTCGTCGACAACGTCTTCAATCATGGGGATTCTCGCAACGGAGCATACGTAGAGGCAACTATTTTCAAGAAGAAAAGAGTAGTGGATTTTGTAGTATCAGATTCCGGAAAGGGTATTCCAGAGTCCATGAAGCGGATCGACATCCATAACGCTCCACAAGCCCTGAGTCAGGCGATTAAAGAGGGTGTGACGAGTAACAAGGGATACAATAAAGGAAATGGACTTTTTGGCACGTCGCAAATCGCGATGAAGTCAAAGGGACACTTTTTGATAGATAGTGGATATGCCCGGCTATTCTACAATCGAAAATCTGATGCCGTATCTTCTTCAGCAGAAAAAATACCATTTTCGGGATCTCTGGTGCATTGGTCTGTAGGTTTGGATGATCCAAATATTCTAAGGAACGCGCTGGTATTTGAGGGCAAAGCTCATAAAATATATTTCGATTACTTAGATAAGACATTTGATCACGACGACGATCATTATACTGTATACGTCCGTGACCACGTTGGGGATACTTCAACGCGCTTGGGTGGGGAGCGCTTCCGTACGCTGATCGAAAATTTGGCAGCGGCAGACGATGGTGGTGGAGTAATTGTCTCGTTTGCGGACGTTTCAGTAATATCAAGTAGTTTTGCTGATGAAGTATTTGCCAAGCTGGCTGAGCGTAGGGGGAGTGAGTGGCTCCGTCGCCGTGTGTTGGTGCAAAGGGCAAATGAGGTAATTCAAGGTATTATTTCGCGCGAAATCGCTTCTCGATTGAATCAAGTGCAGTAG
- a CDS encoding acyl-CoA carboxylase subunit beta translates to MTQAILEELERRRAAAKLGGGEKRIAAQHAKGKLTARERIDVLLDEGSFEETDMFVEHRSHDFGMQDQRIPGDGVVTGRGTIGGRLVYVFSKDFTVFGGSLSGAHAAKIVKLQKMALTTGAPIIGLFDAGGARIQEGVESLAGYADIFLQNTLASGVIPQISVIMGPCAGGDVYSPAITDFIFMVKDTSYMYVTGPDVVKTVTNEVVSHEDLGGARVHAGKSGVADGAFENDLEALSEVRRLIGFLPLSNREKPPVRESYDEPERDEASLDTLIPANPNQPYDMKELILKVVDEADFFEIGADFARNIICGFGRLDGQTVGIVANQPQVLAGVLDIDSSRKAARFVRFCDAFDIPLVTLVDVPGFMPGTKQEYGALIKHGAKLLFAYAEATVPKLTLITRKAYGGAYDVMSSKHLRGDVNYAWPTAEIAVMGAKGAVEIIFRKEAGDPEALAAREAEYKDRFANPFVAAGLGYIDDVIMPHGTRRRLVKALRTLKNKVQENPWKKHDNIPL, encoded by the coding sequence ATGACTCAAGCCATCCTTGAAGAACTGGAGCGCCGTCGCGCCGCCGCCAAACTCGGCGGTGGAGAAAAGCGTATCGCCGCCCAGCACGCCAAGGGCAAGCTGACGGCGCGCGAACGCATCGACGTGCTGCTGGACGAAGGCTCCTTCGAGGAGACCGACATGTTCGTCGAGCACCGCAGCCACGACTTCGGCATGCAGGACCAGCGCATCCCCGGCGACGGCGTGGTGACGGGTCGCGGCACGATCGGCGGACGGCTGGTCTATGTCTTCTCCAAGGACTTCACCGTCTTCGGCGGCAGCCTGTCGGGCGCCCATGCGGCCAAGATCGTCAAGCTGCAGAAGATGGCCCTGACCACCGGCGCGCCGATCATCGGCCTGTTCGACGCGGGCGGGGCGCGGATTCAGGAAGGCGTGGAAAGTCTGGCGGGCTACGCCGACATCTTCCTGCAGAACACCCTCGCCAGCGGCGTCATTCCGCAGATCAGCGTGATCATGGGGCCGTGCGCGGGCGGGGACGTCTATTCACCGGCCATCACCGACTTCATCTTCATGGTGAAGGATACGTCCTACATGTACGTGACCGGCCCCGATGTGGTGAAGACGGTCACCAATGAGGTGGTCAGCCACGAGGACCTGGGCGGCGCCCGCGTCCATGCCGGCAAGTCGGGCGTGGCGGACGGCGCGTTCGAGAACGATCTGGAGGCCCTGTCGGAGGTGCGCCGCCTGATCGGCTTCCTGCCGCTGTCGAACCGCGAAAAGCCGCCGGTGCGCGAAAGCTATGACGAACCGGAGCGGGACGAGGCCTCGCTGGACACCCTGATCCCGGCCAATCCGAACCAGCCCTATGACATGAAGGAGCTGATCCTGAAGGTGGTCGACGAGGCCGACTTCTTCGAGATCGGCGCCGACTTCGCCAGGAACATCATCTGCGGCTTTGGCCGGCTGGACGGCCAGACGGTCGGGATCGTCGCCAACCAGCCCCAGGTGCTGGCGGGCGTGCTGGACATCGATTCAAGCCGCAAGGCCGCGCGGTTCGTGCGCTTCTGCGACGCCTTCGACATTCCGCTGGTGACGCTGGTGGACGTGCCGGGCTTCATGCCGGGGACCAAGCAGGAATACGGCGCCCTGATCAAACACGGGGCCAAGCTGCTGTTCGCCTATGCCGAGGCGACGGTGCCGAAACTGACCTTGATCACACGCAAGGCCTATGGCGGCGCCTATGACGTGATGAGCTCCAAACATCTGCGCGGCGACGTCAACTACGCCTGGCCCACCGCCGAGATCGCGGTCATGGGCGCCAAGGGGGCGGTCGAGATCATCTTCCGCAAGGAGGCCGGCGATCCCGAGGCTCTGGCCGCGCGCGAGGCCGAATACAAGGACCGGTTCGCCAATCCGTTCGTGGCGGCGGGCCTGGGCTATATCGACGACGTCATCATGCCGCACGGGACGCGGCGGCGTCTGGTGAAGGCGCTGCGGACGCTGAAGAACAAGGTCCAGGAGAACCCCTGGAAGAAGCACGATAATATTCCGCTATGA
- a CDS encoding helix-turn-helix domain-containing protein gives MAEKLFLGAKLRKLREARGWTLEACAERLGLSPSYLSQIETNQRPATARVLIALTRAFHVDASLFDLEGDARLIADLREATTDIAGQAEPPTAAELKQAVVNTPRLARQFLALHQTFRRLDERVKALDDTLGRDEHGASVALLPYEEVRDFFHYRDNYIDTLDTAAEALAATLVQDGQIEPALESALSQAHGVRVAYVAGQEALRRYDPASRVLTLDAWQPGATRSFQLAHQLALLSFRDLIEAELDQAAFRTDAARDVARVGLANYAAGALLLPYRAFLGAAREEKHDIDRLRTRFQVSFEQVCHRLSTLQRPGWRGVPFYFARVDMAGNITKRHSATRFQFARFGGACPLWNVHEAFAAPDRIGVQLAEMPDGSRYISIARSVSKPSGSYLANDRRYALSLGCEVEHAGALVYAAGLDLNGPAARIGVSCRICERTDCTQRAFPPLDRALHVPENERGVVPYVLDGPRPDRY, from the coding sequence ATGGCTGAGAAGCTTTTCCTGGGCGCCAAACTGCGCAAGCTTCGCGAGGCGCGCGGCTGGACGCTGGAGGCCTGCGCCGAGCGGCTGGGCCTGTCGCCGTCCTATCTGTCGCAGATCGAGACCAACCAGCGGCCGGCGACGGCCCGCGTGCTGATCGCCCTGACCCGCGCCTTTCATGTGGACGCCAGTCTGTTCGATCTGGAGGGCGATGCCCGCCTGATCGCCGATTTGCGCGAGGCGACCACCGACATTGCGGGTCAGGCCGAACCGCCCACGGCCGCCGAGCTGAAACAGGCTGTCGTCAACACCCCGCGTCTGGCCCGTCAGTTCCTGGCCCTGCACCAGACCTTCCGTCGTCTGGACGAACGGGTGAAGGCGCTGGACGACACCCTGGGCCGGGACGAACACGGCGCCAGTGTCGCCTTGCTGCCCTACGAAGAGGTGCGCGACTTCTTCCATTATCGCGACAACTATATCGACACGCTGGACACCGCGGCCGAGGCGCTGGCGGCGACCTTGGTTCAGGACGGCCAGATTGAGCCGGCGCTGGAGTCTGCGCTGAGCCAGGCGCACGGCGTTCGCGTCGCCTATGTCGCCGGTCAGGAGGCCCTGCGTCGCTACGACCCCGCCAGCCGCGTCCTGACGCTGGACGCTTGGCAGCCCGGCGCGACGCGGTCGTTCCAGCTGGCGCACCAGTTGGCCCTGCTGTCCTTCCGTGACCTGATCGAGGCTGAGTTGGATCAGGCCGCTTTCCGCACGGACGCCGCACGCGACGTGGCCCGCGTCGGTCTGGCCAACTACGCCGCCGGCGCCCTGCTGCTGCCCTACCGCGCCTTCCTGGGGGCCGCGCGCGAGGAAAAGCACGACATCGACCGGCTGCGCACCCGTTTCCAGGTCAGTTTCGAACAGGTCTGTCACCGCCTCTCGACCCTGCAACGGCCCGGCTGGCGCGGCGTGCCCTTCTATTTCGCTCGCGTGGATATGGCCGGCAACATCACCAAGCGCCACAGCGCCACCCGCTTCCAGTTCGCCCGCTTTGGCGGCGCCTGCCCGCTGTGGAACGTCCACGAAGCCTTCGCGGCGCCCGACCGGATCGGGGTGCAGTTGGCCGAGATGCCGGACGGCTCGCGCTACATCTCCATCGCGCGCAGCGTGTCCAAGCCCAGCGGCTCCTATCTGGCCAACGACCGCCGCTACGCCCTGTCCCTGGGCTGCGAGGTCGAACATGCGGGCGCCCTGGTCTATGCCGCCGGCCTCGATCTGAACGGCCCGGCCGCGCGGATCGGCGTCAGCTGCCGCATCTGCGAGCGCACCGACTGCACCCAGCGCGCCTTCCCGCCCCTGGACCGCGCCCTGCACGTCCCCGAGAACGAGCGCGGCGTGGTGCCCTATGTGCTGGATGGACCGCGCCCCGACCGCTATTGA
- a CDS encoding oxidoreductase: protein MTSNTPIGVAVVGYGLAGQTFHAPLIATTPGLRLTAVVSSRPEAIHADLPDVEVLPDLNAALARDDIGLIIVATPDTLHAEQSIAALRAGKSVVVDKPFAATLADAEAVASFAASSPGVFSVFQNRRWDADFLTLRRLIDQRELGDVAVFESHYDRFRPTVTDRWKDQRDGGVWADLGPHLIDQAVRLFGPPLAIYADLQAQRVGATAIDYAHVLLRYDRLRVILNMSHLAAEARLRYAVHGTGGSFIKHGLDAQESQSKAGLRPGDADWGVDPSPGVLTKQIGGDTVRTTPTPERGDYPAFYAAMREAILGKGPPPVPADQALTVMRILDAGLRSAAERREIAL from the coding sequence ATGACCTCCAACACACCCATCGGCGTCGCCGTCGTCGGCTACGGCCTGGCGGGCCAGACCTTCCACGCCCCCCTGATCGCCACGACCCCCGGCCTGCGCCTGACCGCCGTCGTCTCGTCCCGGCCTGAAGCGATCCACGCCGACCTGCCCGACGTCGAGGTCCTCCCCGACCTGAACGCCGCCCTCGCCCGCGACGACATCGGCCTGATCATCGTCGCTACCCCCGACACCCTGCACGCCGAACAGTCGATCGCCGCGCTGAGGGCCGGCAAGTCGGTAGTGGTGGACAAGCCCTTCGCCGCCACTCTGGCTGACGCCGAAGCAGTCGCCTCCTTTGCAGCGTCATCGCCCGGCGTTTTCAGCGTCTTTCAGAACCGCCGCTGGGACGCCGACTTCCTGACGCTGCGTCGCCTGATTGACCAGCGCGAACTGGGCGACGTCGCCGTGTTCGAAAGCCATTACGACCGCTTCCGCCCCACCGTCACCGACCGCTGGAAGGACCAGCGCGACGGCGGCGTCTGGGCCGACCTGGGCCCGCATCTGATCGACCAGGCGGTCCGGCTGTTCGGCCCGCCGCTGGCCATCTATGCCGACCTCCAGGCCCAGCGTGTCGGCGCCACGGCCATCGACTACGCCCACGTCCTGCTGCGCTATGACCGGCTGCGGGTAATCCTGAACATGAGCCACCTCGCCGCCGAGGCCCGCCTCCGCTACGCCGTCCACGGCACGGGCGGCAGCTTCATCAAACACGGCCTCGACGCCCAGGAGAGCCAGTCCAAGGCCGGCCTGCGTCCCGGCGACGCGGACTGGGGCGTCGATCCTTCGCCCGGTGTGCTGACGAAACAGATAGGCGGCGACACCGTCCGCACCACGCCGACGCCCGAACGCGGCGACTATCCCGCCTTCTACGCCGCTATGCGCGAGGCGATCCTTGGCAAGGGCCCGCCGCCCGTACCGGCCGACCAGGCCCTGACCGTCATGCGCATCCTCGACGCCGGTCTGCGCAGCGCGGCGGAGCGGCGCGAGATCGCTCTCTAG
- the pyk gene encoding pyruvate kinase: MNRARRARIVATLGPASRAPSTVKALAQAGVDVFRLNFSHGSHEDHAAALKAVRGAEMALQRPLGVLADLQGPKLRLGRFKDVEISVKPGHTMRFDLDPTPGDETRVQMPHPEIFKALRKGMLLLLDDGRVRLRVGERTDEWADVTVESGSKLSDRKGVAVPEAVIPVSALTPKDREDLAFALRMGVDWVALSFVQKPEDMAELKRIVNGQAACLAKIEKPAALADLEAILDYCDGVMVARGDLGVELDPEDVPVAQKQIVRAARNRGVPVIVATQMLESMTSAPAPTRAEATDVANAVYEGADALMLSAETASGDYPLESVGIMSRIIERVERDPMWPSLMGAEHAGMDEHDVDALVGAARMAANAPSTGCLVVFTTLGGTARRMARERPLKPILVLTPNPNTARRLALVWGLEPRLGEQPDSLEAVTDDAVNSAVKYGLAEPGQRILILAGTPFGAPGAANLLRLAHAPAATSKGRKKS, encoded by the coding sequence ATGAACCGAGCCCGTCGCGCGCGCATCGTCGCCACCCTGGGACCCGCCAGCCGTGCGCCCAGCACCGTCAAGGCGCTGGCCCAGGCGGGTGTGGACGTCTTTCGCCTGAACTTCAGCCACGGGTCGCATGAAGATCACGCCGCCGCGTTGAAGGCGGTGCGCGGCGCCGAAATGGCCCTGCAGCGTCCGCTGGGCGTGCTGGCCGACCTTCAAGGGCCGAAGCTGCGTCTGGGCCGATTCAAGGACGTCGAGATCTCGGTCAAGCCGGGCCACACCATGCGTTTCGATCTGGACCCGACGCCCGGCGACGAGACGCGGGTGCAGATGCCGCATCCCGAAATTTTCAAGGCGCTGCGCAAGGGCATGCTGCTGCTGCTGGACGACGGACGGGTGCGTCTGCGTGTGGGCGAGCGGACCGATGAGTGGGCCGATGTCACGGTCGAGAGCGGCTCGAAGCTGTCGGACCGCAAGGGCGTGGCGGTGCCGGAGGCGGTGATCCCGGTCTCGGCCCTGACGCCGAAAGATCGTGAAGACCTGGCCTTCGCCCTGCGTATGGGCGTGGACTGGGTTGCGCTCAGCTTCGTGCAGAAGCCCGAGGACATGGCCGAGCTGAAGCGGATCGTGAATGGTCAGGCGGCCTGCCTCGCCAAGATCGAGAAGCCGGCGGCCCTGGCCGATCTCGAAGCCATCCTCGACTATTGCGACGGGGTGATGGTGGCGCGCGGCGATCTGGGCGTCGAGCTGGATCCCGAGGACGTGCCGGTGGCGCAAAAGCAGATCGTGCGCGCGGCCCGCAATCGCGGCGTGCCTGTGATCGTCGCCACCCAGATGCTGGAATCTATGACCAGCGCCCCGGCCCCGACCCGCGCCGAGGCGACCGATGTGGCCAATGCGGTCTATGAAGGCGCGGACGCCCTGATGCTGTCGGCCGAGACCGCGTCGGGCGACTATCCGCTAGAATCCGTCGGCATCATGAGCCGGATCATAGAGCGCGTCGAACGCGATCCGATGTGGCCCAGCCTGATGGGCGCCGAACACGCCGGCATGGACGAGCATGACGTGGATGCCCTGGTCGGCGCGGCGCGGATGGCGGCGAATGCGCCTTCGACCGGCTGTCTGGTGGTGTTCACGACCCTGGGCGGCACGGCGCGGCGGATGGCGCGCGAGCGGCCGCTGAAGCCGATCCTCGTGCTGACGCCCAATCCCAACACCGCGCGGCGGCTGGCCCTGGTCTGGGGGCTAGAACCGCGTCTGGGCGAGCAGCCGGACTCCTTGGAGGCCGTGACGGACGACGCCGTCAACAGCGCGGTGAAATATGGTCTGGCCGAGCCGGGCCAGCGCATCCTGATCCTGGCGGGCACGCCGTTTGGGGCGCCGGGCGCGGCCAATCTGCTGCGCCTGGCCCACGCTCCGGCAGCGACGTCGAAGGGCCGTAAGAAGAGCTAG
- a CDS encoding alkaline phosphatase family protein: protein MSLSRHVAAACLAVLSIAGAACAGAPVAQPAVQAAAPQSSLAAITPPKLIVTIVVDQFSANLFNQYRSRYSGGLRRLADQGLVSINGYQTHGLTETCPGHSTVLTGMHPAETGIPANDWIDGKTGKEVYCLAAPQNHLAHGRDDTDNGPVGPDQLRATTLGDWLKAVSPDSKVMAVSGKDRGAINLAGHQGQAFWFTDGFGLTTYVEPGQTAETKLAPVAAFNRDFNAWTAATPTAWDYQNADCRALAGDWTIRGQTFHSVLPPAGLKFDTSPLLDEQTLKAAEYLLDSQKLGQGTATDMLGVSLSATDRIGHMYGTQGPEMCEQMHRLDAALGVFLDKLAQVPGGALVVLTADHGGSDFVERLHEHGYPQAHRADTDAIKGVNAALKARFNLGADPLQSGGSGWMVADADHRSLPDPLRTQVAEAAVEMLRALPDVAFAETRDRLLAEPLPDSRQPEMMTVRERMRLSTVAERSPDIQFAWTQNTTSGGRVGSTLAGHGTPWEYDRRVPIIFWWPGAKAEERILPIRTVDIAPTLAHVIGVPAPQVEGRCIDLNGFAVASCGAAAR from the coding sequence ATGTCCCTGTCGCGTCACGTCGCCGCCGCGTGTCTGGCCGTCTTGTCGATCGCTGGCGCCGCCTGTGCGGGCGCGCCGGTCGCCCAGCCGGCGGTTCAGGCCGCTGCGCCGCAGTCGTCGCTCGCGGCCATTACGCCGCCCAAACTGATCGTGACCATCGTGGTCGATCAGTTCAGCGCCAACCTCTTCAACCAGTATCGCAGCCGCTACAGCGGCGGCCTGCGCCGGTTGGCCGACCAGGGACTGGTGTCGATCAACGGCTATCAGACCCACGGTCTGACCGAGACCTGCCCCGGCCACTCCACGGTTCTGACCGGCATGCACCCGGCCGAGACCGGCATTCCCGCCAACGATTGGATCGACGGCAAGACCGGCAAGGAGGTCTATTGCCTGGCCGCGCCGCAGAACCATCTGGCGCACGGGCGCGACGACACCGATAACGGGCCAGTGGGACCGGATCAGCTGCGCGCGACGACGCTGGGCGACTGGCTGAAGGCCGTCAGCCCGGACAGCAAGGTCATGGCGGTGTCGGGCAAGGATCGCGGGGCGATCAATCTGGCTGGTCATCAGGGGCAGGCCTTCTGGTTCACTGACGGGTTTGGATTGACGACCTATGTCGAGCCCGGTCAGACGGCCGAGACAAAGCTGGCGCCGGTTGCGGCGTTCAACCGTGACTTCAACGCCTGGACGGCGGCGACGCCGACAGCCTGGGACTATCAGAACGCGGACTGCCGGGCGCTGGCGGGCGACTGGACCATTCGCGGCCAGACCTTCCATTCGGTGCTGCCGCCGGCGGGGCTGAAGTTCGACACCTCGCCGCTGCTGGACGAGCAGACGCTGAAAGCGGCGGAATATCTGCTGGACAGCCAGAAGCTGGGGCAGGGGACCGCGACCGACATGCTGGGCGTCAGCCTGTCGGCCACCGACCGGATCGGCCATATGTACGGCACCCAGGGGCCCGAGATGTGCGAGCAGATGCACCGGCTGGATGCGGCGCTGGGCGTCTTCCTGGACAAGTTGGCCCAGGTTCCGGGCGGGGCGCTGGTGGTTCTGACGGCTGATCACGGCGGTTCGGACTTCGTCGAGCGGCTGCACGAGCATGGCTATCCGCAGGCGCACCGCGCCGACACCGATGCGATCAAGGGCGTCAACGCCGCGCTGAAGGCGCGCTTCAACCTGGGCGCCGATCCGCTGCAGTCCGGCGGGAGCGGCTGGATGGTCGCCGATGCGGATCACAGGTCGCTGCCCGATCCGTTGCGGACACAGGTGGCGGAAGCGGCGGTCGAGATGCTGCGCGCCCTGCCGGACGTGGCTTTCGCCGAGACGCGCGACCGGCTGCTGGCTGAGCCTCTGCCGGACAGCCGTCAGCCCGAGATGATGACGGTGCGCGAGCGGATGCGGTTGTCGACCGTCGCCGAGCGATCGCCCGACATCCAGTTCGCCTGGACCCAGAACACCACCTCGGGCGGCCGCGTCGGCTCGACCCTGGCCGGACACGGAACGCCGTGGGAATATGACCGGCGCGTGCCGATCATCTTCTGGTGGCCGGGCGCCAAGGCCGAGGAGCGGATCCTGCCGATCCGGACCGTCGATATCGCCCCGACCCTCGCCCATGTTATCGGCGTCCCCGCGCCCCAGGTCGAGGGCCGCTGCATCGATCTGAACGGGTTTGCCGTGGCAAGCTGCGGGGCGGCGGCCAGATAA
- a CDS encoding DUF808 domain-containing protein, translating into MPSGLIALLDDVAGIAKLAAASLDDVGAAAGKASTKAAGVVVDDAAVTPRYVMGLSPSRELPIISKIALGSFRNKLIFILPVALVLSAFAPWAITPILMCGGTYLCFEGAEKLLEAMGHGGHEDAAPLARDAVALEKTTVSGAVRTDLILSAEIMAIALADVAAQPILTQAAVLAVVGIAMTVVVYGAVGLIVKMDDIGLHLAQRPNGGVRALGRGLVKGMPMVMSALSAIGTAAMLWVGGGILLHGSHTLGLHWPAVPVEHLSHAVGELFGPLAGVMSWLTTAVASAVIGLIVGGVVVLVLHEVARLRSKESH; encoded by the coding sequence ATGCCGTCTGGACTGATCGCGCTGCTGGACGACGTCGCCGGCATCGCAAAGCTGGCGGCCGCGTCGCTTGATGACGTGGGGGCTGCTGCGGGCAAGGCCTCGACCAAGGCCGCCGGCGTGGTGGTGGACGATGCGGCGGTGACGCCGCGCTATGTCATGGGCCTGTCGCCCAGCCGCGAGCTGCCGATCATCAGCAAGATCGCGCTCGGGTCGTTTCGCAACAAGCTGATCTTTATCTTGCCGGTGGCCCTGGTGCTCAGCGCCTTCGCGCCCTGGGCCATCACCCCGATCCTGATGTGCGGCGGGACCTATCTGTGTTTCGAGGGGGCGGAAAAGCTTCTGGAGGCGATGGGGCATGGCGGGCATGAGGATGCCGCGCCGCTCGCGCGCGACGCAGTGGCGCTGGAGAAGACGACGGTGTCGGGTGCGGTGCGCACTGACCTGATCCTGTCGGCCGAGATCATGGCCATCGCCTTGGCCGATGTGGCGGCGCAGCCGATCCTGACCCAGGCCGCTGTGCTGGCTGTGGTCGGCATCGCCATGACCGTCGTCGTCTATGGCGCAGTGGGCCTGATCGTGAAGATGGACGACATCGGCCTGCATCTGGCCCAGCGGCCCAACGGCGGGGTGCGTGCCCTGGGACGGGGTCTGGTCAAGGGCATGCCGATGGTGATGAGCGCCCTGTCGGCGATCGGCACGGCGGCCATGCTGTGGGTCGGCGGCGGCATTCTGTTGCATGGCTCCCATACGCTGGGGCTGCACTGGCCGGCGGTACCGGTCGAGCATCTGTCGCATGCCGTCGGCGAACTGTTCGGGCCGTTGGCCGGCGTGATGAGCTGGCTGACGACGGCGGTGGCCTCGGCCGTGATCGGGCTGATCGTCGGCGGGGTGGTGGTGCTGGTCCTGCATGAGGTCGCGCGCCTGCGGTCCAAGGAATCGCACTAG
- a CDS encoding LL-diaminopimelate aminotransferase, giving the protein MSEEFYRMKRLPPYVIAETNAMRAAARAAGEDVIDLGMGNPDLPPPQHVIDKLIEVARKPDAHGYSQSKGIPGLRRAQANYYGRRFGVDVDPETEVIVTMGSKEGLASLATAITEPGDVILAPNPSYPIHTFGFIIAGAAIRSVPTTPDEKYFEALERAMAFTVPRPKVLVMNYPSNPTAETVDLAFYERVVDFAKANDLWIISDLAYSELYYDGKPTVSILQVPGAKDVAIEFTSLSKTYSMAGWRMGFAVGNKTLIAAMTRVKSYLDYGAFTPIQAAACAALNGPQDIVEQNRQLYHRRRDVLIESFGRAGWDIPKPAASMFAWAPLPPALKHLGSLEFSKQLLTHAKVAVAAGVGYGENGEGFVRIAMVENEQRIRQAARNIKSYLKSQGVNVPPSRED; this is encoded by the coding sequence ATGTCCGAAGAATTCTACCGCATGAAGCGGTTGCCGCCCTATGTCATCGCCGAGACCAATGCGATGCGCGCGGCTGCCCGTGCGGCGGGCGAGGACGTGATCGATCTTGGGATGGGCAACCCCGACCTGCCGCCGCCCCAGCATGTGATCGACAAGCTGATCGAGGTGGCCAGGAAGCCCGACGCCCACGGCTATTCGCAGTCCAAGGGCATCCCAGGGCTGCGCCGCGCCCAGGCCAACTATTACGGTCGTCGCTTCGGCGTCGATGTGGATCCCGAGACCGAGGTGATCGTCACTATGGGCTCCAAGGAGGGCTTGGCCAGTCTGGCCACCGCCATCACCGAGCCGGGCGACGTGATCCTGGCGCCCAATCCGTCGTATCCGATCCATACCTTCGGCTTCATCATCGCCGGGGCTGCGATCCGCAGCGTGCCGACCACGCCGGACGAGAAGTATTTCGAGGCGCTGGAGCGGGCCATGGCCTTCACCGTGCCGCGGCCAAAGGTCCTGGTGATGAACTATCCGTCGAACCCGACGGCGGAGACGGTCGATCTGGCCTTCTACGAACGCGTCGTGGACTTCGCCAAGGCGAACGACCTGTGGATCATCAGCGACCTGGCCTATTCGGAGCTCTATTACGACGGCAAGCCGACGGTCTCGATCCTGCAGGTGCCGGGGGCAAAGGACGTGGCGATCGAGTTTACGTCTCTGTCCAAGACCTACAGCATGGCCGGCTGGCGCATGGGGTTTGCGGTCGGCAACAAGACGCTGATCGCGGCGATGACGCGGGTGAAATCCTATCTCGACTACGGCGCCTTCACGCCGATCCAGGCGGCGGCGTGCGCGGCGCTGAACGGGCCGCAGGACATCGTCGAGCAGAACCGCCAACTCTATCATCGCCGGCGCGACGTGCTGATCGAGAGTTTCGGGCGCGCGGGCTGGGACATTCCCAAGCCGGCCGCGTCCATGTTCGCCTGGGCGCCCTTGCCGCCGGCGCTGAAGCATCTGGGCAGTCTGGAGTTTTCCAAGCAGTTGCTGACCCACGCCAAGGTCGCGGTGGCGGCGGGCGTGGGCTATGGCGAGAACGGCGAGGGCTTCGTGCGCATCGCCATGGTCGAGAACGAGCAGCGCATCCGCCAAGCCGCGCGCAACATCAAATCCTATCTGAAATCGCAGGGCGTCAATGTGCCGCCCAGCCGGGAAGACTGA